The following proteins are encoded in a genomic region of Dasypus novemcinctus isolate mDasNov1 chromosome 21, mDasNov1.1.hap2, whole genome shotgun sequence:
- the CCDC92B gene encoding coiled-coil domain-containing 92B → MDTVSLEHQIQSVQRHISFLKKEQMALLRDLHLEILRLQKRCSELTHDLEMREVQTHQQEAESRELESKCRELESQLAARAAANAELRREVAQREALVSALRCSLRAEERRFLEELRRRSHRATVLGTELQKHTEAAAYLSCQLHAARQRLQAPRPGPGAAAEPRPRRRAPRARRPPAAAEAAAKGPGRDWAAWDRAAGTLDDVDPMPDPALFLYARRPPRPSGRSPRQPPPQEPPDLAGSQPGPCRSPPAAPSPPSAPGDPE, encoded by the exons ATGGATACCGTGTCCCTAGAGCATCAGATCCAGAGCGTGCAacgccacatcagcttcctgaaAAAGGAGCAGATGGCCCTGCTGCGAGACCTGCACCTGGAAATCCTGAGGCTGCAGAAACGCTGCTCAG AACTGACCCATGACCTGGAGATGAGAGAGGTGCAAACTCACCAGCAAG AGGCGGAGTCCCGGGAGCTGGAGTCCAAGTGCCGAGAGCTGGAGTCGCAGCTGGCAGCGCGGGCTGCGGCCAACGCCGAGCTGCGGCGGGAGGTGGCGCAGCGCGAGGCGCTGGTGTCGGCCCTGCGCTGCAGCCTGCGCGCCGAGGAGCGCCGCTTCCTGGAGGAGCTGCGCCGCCGCAGCCATCGCGCCACCGTGCTGGGCACCGAGCTGCAGAAGCACACCGAGGCGGCCGCCTACCTCTCCTGCCAGCTGCACGCGGCGCGCCAGAGACTGCAGGCCCCGCGCCCGGGCCCCGGCGCCGCCGCCGAGCCCCGGCCCCGCCGGCGCGCCCCGCGGGCCCGtcgcccgcccgccgccgcggagGCCGCCGCCAAGGGCCCCGGCCGGGACTGGGCCGCCTGGGACCGCGCGGCCGGCACCCTGGACGACGTCGACCCCATGCCCGACCCCGCGCTCTTTCTCTACGCCCGGAGGCCCCCGCGGCCCAGCGGCCGCAGCCCGCGCCAACCGCCTCCCCAGGAGCCCCCGGACCTCGCCGGTTCGCAGCCCGGGCCCTGCCGGAGCCCGCCCGCCGCGCCCAGCCCGCCCAGTGCGCCCGGGGACCCGGAGTAG